The Variovorax sp. PMC12 genome segment CGCCGTAGATGCCCACATCGAGCGCTCCCGCGATGAAGGCCTCGTTGAGATCGGGCCCGTTCGGAAAGTTGCGCGTGGTCACGTCGGTGAAGCCCAGTGCCGCGAGTTCGCGCTGCAGATGGCCCTGGCGCAATGCCCAGCCGGTGGCATTCGCGGGCTTCTTGCCCGGGCCGATGTAGCCCAGGCGAAGCACCTGGCCGCTGCCCTGGGCAATGGAGAAAAGTGGCAAGGCGCTGGCGCCCGCCGCGGCAATGGCGCCGCGCAGCAACCTGCGGCGGCCTGACTGGTCGGTCATCGAAAACTCGCAAGAAGGAAAGAAAAAGGTGGCTCAGTGCGCGCGGCGCAGCAGTTCGAAGCTCGCGTCGGCGGAGGCGGTCGACTCGCGTCCCCTGCCCCATCCGATGGCGCTGCGGTAGCTGCCCATGAGGGACTCGGCCGCGGCGCCGCGCTCTTCGGCGGTGGCGCCCCGGTCGGCAATCGGCGCGACGTACAGCGCGTCTTCCGGGCAGTAGAGCTCGCACATGAAGCAGGTCTGGCAGTCGTCCTGGCGCGCGATGCGCGGCGGCGCGCCGGGCACGGCCTCGAACACGTTGGTCGGGCAGGCATTCACGCAGATGTTGCAGGCGGTGCAGCGCTCGGCACTCACGACTTCGATCATGCGGAAACCTCCTGCACGGCCTGGCGCTGGACCCATACCTCGTCGAGCCCGCCGCTGAGCAGGCGATGGCGCTGCGCGGGGTCGATCACGCCATGTTCGCGGCGCCGGTGCATGCCGCGCGTTTCGGTGCGCTGCAGCGCGCTGCGGTACATCCAGCGCGAGGTGGCCAGCATGGCCGCGGCCTCGCGTGCGCGCACCGCCTCGGTGGCGGTGGCGGCGGGCGCGCTGGTGCGCAGCCGCGCCCAGAGGGCATCGAGCCGGCCGAGCGAGTCGCGCAATGCGTCGCCTTCGCGGAACCAGTTGCGCTCGTAGGGAAAGACTTCGGCCTGCACCGCGCGTACCACCTCCGCGCTGTCGAACTGCGAGGCGCCGCGCGTGGCCAGCGCGACGCCGCCAGCGCGCAACGCGGTGCGCTGCGCCAGCCCGGCGCGTGCATCGCGACCGAAAACCGCCGCGCCCGCGCCGGCCCAGAAGCCGGACGACAGCGCCCAGGCCGCGTTGTGGCTGCCGCCGCCGGTGAAGCCGCCGCAGA includes the following:
- a CDS encoding 4Fe-4S dicluster domain-containing protein — protein: MIEVVSAERCTACNICVNACPTNVFEAVPGAPPRIARQDDCQTCFMCELYCPEDALYVAPIADRGATAEERGAAAESLMGSYRSAIGWGRGRESTASADASFELLRRAH